A single genomic interval of Carassius gibelio isolate Cgi1373 ecotype wild population from Czech Republic chromosome A22, carGib1.2-hapl.c, whole genome shotgun sequence harbors:
- the LOC127943032 gene encoding amphoterin-induced protein 3-like isoform X2, which yields MLCTQGGAAPLMLSSFLLQLVRANLPSGCLIASDILSCTNLGLNQVPGELPGMVATLDFNHNRLERLEVGSFAGLPNLDTIRLAHNQLSRLTPGTFRNTSNIRHLDLSSNQLNIIEEHYFLELVGIKELLLYNNQIVRVESKALIGLINLRKAYLSHNRLTDFPFFSIQEHPNLTTLDLSSNRMPNLPVKDIAALKEKVQKGLFLHNNSLICECSMYSLIKQWEYRGFTSITDFREEHTCLLHGEQRAMVRFLKHVRYFENCVIKLPTKRVSMEADAGKSVMLDCITSLKGKHLNYSWISPSREYIAPPGNSNTLRMYLNGSLEILVAKENDSGVYLCMVHNHQESHNDSLEVNVTVLLRIPEEPFNTGFTTLLGCVVSLVLVLMYLYLTPCRCWCLPATPRPVNECSAQSSILTPTPPATTEGPGRKMCQSSPAVTQQPLAPDIWTTHESLQ from the exons CACTCAGGGTGGGGCCGCACCCCTAATGCTGAGCTCTTTTCTGCTGCAGCTAGTCAGAGCCAATCTCCCTTCTGGCTGCCTGATTGCATCCGATATCCTGAGCTGCACCAACCTCGGCCTCAACCAAGTCCCGGGAGAGTTGCCTGGAATGGTGGCAACACTGGACTTCAACCACAACCGCTTAGAGCGTCTTGAGGTGGGTAGCTTCGCTGGTCTGCCCAATCTTGACACCATACGGTTAGCCCACAATCAGCTGAGCAGACTCACTCCTGGAACCTTCCGGAATACAAGCAACATACGCCATCTGGACCTTTCCTCCAATCAACTGAACATTATAGAGGAGCACTACTTTCTAGAGTTAGTAGGAATCAAGGAGTTACTCCTTTACAACAACCAGATAGTGAGGGTAGAAAGCAAAGCCCTGATTGGTTTGATTAACCTACGCAAGGCCTACCTGAGCCATAACAGACTGACAGATTTCCCCTTCTTTTCTATTCAAGAACATCCCAATCTCACTACCCTGGATCTAAGTTCGAACCGTATGCCCAACCTTCCAGTCAAAGACATCGCAGCTCTAAAGGAAAAGGTACAGAAAGGGTTGTTCCTGCACAACAATAGCCTAATTTGCGAGTGCTCCATGTACAGCCTGATTAAACAATGGGAGTACAGAGGCTTTACCTCAATAACAGATTTCCGGGAAGAGCATACGTGTTTGCTTCATGGCGAGCAACGTGCTATGGTTCGTTTTCTCAAGCATGTACGATACTTTGAGAACTGCGTAATAAAACTTCCAACTAAGAGAGTTAGCATGGAAGCAGACGCTGGGAAATCAGTGATGCTGGACTGTATAACATCTTTAAAGGGAAAGCATCTCAACTATTCGTGGATATCCCCAAGTAGGGAATACATTGCTCCGCCTGGTAATAGCAATACATTGAGAATGTATTTAAATGGTTCTTTGGAAATCTTGGTGGCAAAAGAGAACGACTCTGGGGTGTACTTGTGCATGGTCCATAACCATCAGGAGTCACACAATGATTCTCTTGAAGTTAATGTAACCGTGCTGCTACGAATTCCAGAGGAGCCCTTTAACACTGGCTTTACAACCCTGCTGGGCTGCGTTGTCAGCCTCGTTTTGGTTCTTATGTACCTCTACTTGACACCCTGTCGCTGCTGGTGTCTACCAGCAACACCAAGACCTGTGAACGAATGCAGTGCCCAGTCGTCTATTCTGACACCAACGCCACCTGCCACTACGGAGGGCCCCGGCCGCAAG ATGTGTCAATCCAGCCCAGCAGTCACCCAGCAGCCTCTTGCTCCTGACATCTGGACCACTCATGAATCTCTACAATGA
- the LOC127943032 gene encoding amphoterin-induced protein 3-like isoform X1 — MLCTQGGAAPLMLSSFLLQLVRANLPSGCLIASDILSCTNLGLNQVPGELPGMVATLDFNHNRLERLEVGSFAGLPNLDTIRLAHNQLSRLTPGTFRNTSNIRHLDLSSNQLNIIEEHYFLELVGIKELLLYNNQIVRVESKALIGLINLRKAYLSHNRLTDFPFFSIQEHPNLTTLDLSSNRMPNLPVKDIAALKEKVQKGLFLHNNSLICECSMYSLIKQWEYRGFTSITDFREEHTCLLHGEQRAMVRFLKHVRYFENCVIKLPTKRVSMEADAGKSVMLDCITSLKGKHLNYSWISPSREYIAPPGNSNTLRMYLNGSLEILVAKENDSGVYLCMVHNHQESHNDSLEVNVTVLLRIPEEPFNTGFTTLLGCVVSLVLVLMYLYLTPCRCWCLPATPRPVNECSAQSSILTPTPPATTEGPGRKVSNNKHVVFLEPIKEAQNGRPRAALALEHPKLAVTRSDADSVTSIFSDTTIVP, encoded by the coding sequence CACTCAGGGTGGGGCCGCACCCCTAATGCTGAGCTCTTTTCTGCTGCAGCTAGTCAGAGCCAATCTCCCTTCTGGCTGCCTGATTGCATCCGATATCCTGAGCTGCACCAACCTCGGCCTCAACCAAGTCCCGGGAGAGTTGCCTGGAATGGTGGCAACACTGGACTTCAACCACAACCGCTTAGAGCGTCTTGAGGTGGGTAGCTTCGCTGGTCTGCCCAATCTTGACACCATACGGTTAGCCCACAATCAGCTGAGCAGACTCACTCCTGGAACCTTCCGGAATACAAGCAACATACGCCATCTGGACCTTTCCTCCAATCAACTGAACATTATAGAGGAGCACTACTTTCTAGAGTTAGTAGGAATCAAGGAGTTACTCCTTTACAACAACCAGATAGTGAGGGTAGAAAGCAAAGCCCTGATTGGTTTGATTAACCTACGCAAGGCCTACCTGAGCCATAACAGACTGACAGATTTCCCCTTCTTTTCTATTCAAGAACATCCCAATCTCACTACCCTGGATCTAAGTTCGAACCGTATGCCCAACCTTCCAGTCAAAGACATCGCAGCTCTAAAGGAAAAGGTACAGAAAGGGTTGTTCCTGCACAACAATAGCCTAATTTGCGAGTGCTCCATGTACAGCCTGATTAAACAATGGGAGTACAGAGGCTTTACCTCAATAACAGATTTCCGGGAAGAGCATACGTGTTTGCTTCATGGCGAGCAACGTGCTATGGTTCGTTTTCTCAAGCATGTACGATACTTTGAGAACTGCGTAATAAAACTTCCAACTAAGAGAGTTAGCATGGAAGCAGACGCTGGGAAATCAGTGATGCTGGACTGTATAACATCTTTAAAGGGAAAGCATCTCAACTATTCGTGGATATCCCCAAGTAGGGAATACATTGCTCCGCCTGGTAATAGCAATACATTGAGAATGTATTTAAATGGTTCTTTGGAAATCTTGGTGGCAAAAGAGAACGACTCTGGGGTGTACTTGTGCATGGTCCATAACCATCAGGAGTCACACAATGATTCTCTTGAAGTTAATGTAACCGTGCTGCTACGAATTCCAGAGGAGCCCTTTAACACTGGCTTTACAACCCTGCTGGGCTGCGTTGTCAGCCTCGTTTTGGTTCTTATGTACCTCTACTTGACACCCTGTCGCTGCTGGTGTCTACCAGCAACACCAAGACCTGTGAACGAATGCAGTGCCCAGTCGTCTATTCTGACACCAACGCCACCTGCCACTACGGAGGGCCCCGGCCGCAAGGTCAGTAACAACAAGCATGTGGTCTTTCTGGAACCCATCAAGGAGGCACAGAATGGGAGGCCGCGGGCAGCACTGGCCCTTGAGCATCCCAAGCTGGCAGTAACACGGAGCGATGCTGACTCTGTCACTTCCATCTTTTCAGATACCACTATTGTGCCATAG